In Mesorhizobium sp., one DNA window encodes the following:
- the trxB gene encoding thioredoxin-disulfide reductase produces the protein MTTRHAPVVIIGSGPAGYTAAIYAARAMLKPMLIAGMQQGGQLMITTDVENYPGFADPIQGPWLMEEMRKQAEHVGTEMVSDVIVEADISRRPFVLKGDSGDQYTCDALIIATGAQAKWLGIPTEETFKGFGVSACATCDGFFYRGKDVVVIGGGNSAVEEALYLANLAKSVTVIHRRNEFRSERILQDRLFRKDNVKVIWDHVVEEIVGTEGKKPLPPSVTGIKLRHVKTGAISEMPIDGVFVAIGHAPAVDLFVGKLKQKPNGYLWTAPDSTRTDVPGVFAAGDVTDDIYRQAVTAAGMGCMAALEAEKYLAEMESHREAAE, from the coding sequence ATGACAACACGCCACGCACCGGTCGTCATCATCGGCTCGGGACCGGCCGGCTACACGGCTGCGATCTATGCGGCGCGGGCCATGCTGAAGCCGATGCTGATCGCCGGCATGCAGCAGGGCGGCCAGCTGATGATCACCACCGACGTGGAAAACTATCCGGGATTCGCCGATCCGATCCAGGGCCCGTGGCTGATGGAGGAGATGCGCAAGCAGGCCGAGCATGTCGGGACGGAGATGGTCAGCGACGTGATCGTCGAGGCCGACATCTCGCGCCGGCCGTTCGTGCTCAAGGGCGATTCGGGCGACCAATATACCTGCGACGCGCTGATCATCGCCACCGGCGCGCAGGCGAAGTGGCTGGGCATTCCGACCGAGGAGACCTTCAAGGGCTTCGGTGTCTCAGCCTGCGCCACCTGCGACGGCTTCTTCTATCGCGGCAAGGACGTGGTGGTGATCGGCGGCGGCAATTCGGCGGTCGAAGAGGCGCTGTACCTCGCCAATCTCGCCAAGTCCGTCACCGTCATCCATCGCCGCAACGAGTTCCGCTCCGAGCGGATCCTGCAGGACCGGCTGTTCCGCAAGGACAATGTCAAGGTGATCTGGGACCACGTCGTCGAGGAGATCGTCGGCACCGAAGGCAAGAAGCCGCTGCCCCCGTCGGTAACGGGCATCAAGCTGCGCCACGTCAAGACCGGTGCGATCAGCGAGATGCCGATCGACGGCGTCTTCGTCGCCATCGGCCATGCGCCGGCGGTCGACCTGTTCGTCGGCAAGCTGAAGCAGAAGCCCAACGGCTATCTTTGGACGGCGCCGGATTCGACCCGCACCGACGTGCCGGGCGTGTTCGCCGCCGGCGACGTCACGGACGACATCTACCGCCAAGCGGTGACCGCCGCGGGCATGGGCTGCATGGCCGCGCTCGAAGCGGAGAAGTACCTCGCCGAAATGGAATCGCACCGCGAAGCGGCGGAATAA